One region of Rhodospirillales bacterium genomic DNA includes:
- a CDS encoding DUF4169 family protein, which translates to MGDIINLNQFRKQRAHVEKERKAKENRTKFGRTKIDREAQHQEIEAAKKELDAKHMAPSGESAPEPSDPPSSPDSDQGPKLG; encoded by the coding sequence ATGGGCGACATCATTAATCTCAATCAGTTCAGAAAGCAACGCGCCCACGTCGAAAAAGAGCGCAAAGCTAAGGAAAACCGCACCAAATTTGGGCGGACAAAAATCGACCGCGAAGCCCAACATCAGGAAATAGAGGCGGCAAAAAAAGAACTGGATGCGAAGCACATGGCCCCTTCAGGGGAATCTGCACCGGAACCGTCTGATCCCCCAAGTTCCCCTGACAGCGATCAAGGCCCAAAACTGGGCTAG